A genome region from Mastacembelus armatus chromosome 8, fMasArm1.2, whole genome shotgun sequence includes the following:
- the LOC113141224 gene encoding somatostatin receptor type 2-like isoform X1, which produces MDSWIFSSSPPNLSEHLMYDSFMQGNESDLHGNYTDHSFTRTSTVVITCMYFLVCTVGLCGNTLVIYVILRYAKMKTVTNIYILNLAVADVLFMLGLPFIAIQLALVHWPFGPVLCRVVMTVDSLNQFTSIFCLMVMSIDRYLAVVHPIKSTKWRKPRMAKTINLAVWGVSLMVNLPIVIYSGIITKNDVCFCTIVWPEPQETYYTVFMFYTFILGFFLPLMVICLCYLFIIIKVKSSGIRVGSSKRKRSERKVTRMVSIVVAVFVFCWLPFYVFNVTSVTGTISTTPILRSTFAFVVVLGYANSCANPILYAFLSENFKKSFQNVLCLKKVGGLDEVERSDSRQDKSRMMNDPTETQSTLLNGDLQTSI; this is translated from the coding sequence ATGGATTCCTGGATCTTCTCATCGTCTCCTCCAAACCTGTCGGAGCACCTCATGTATGACAGCTTCATGCAGGGCAATGAGTCTGACCTTCATGGGAACTACACAGACCACAGCTTCACTAGAACCAGTACAGTGGTCATCACCTGCATGTACTTTCTGGTTTGTACTGTGGGGCTCTGTGGAAACACCCTTGTCATCTACGTTATCCTGCGCTATGCTAAGATGAAGACAGTGACCAACATCTACATCCTCAACCTGGCGGTAGCTGACGTGCTCTTCATGCTGGGCTTGCCATTCATCGCCATCCAGTTGGCGTTGGTCCACTGGCCATTTGGTCCTGTGCTCTGCAGGGTAGTTATGACCGTCGACTCCCTGAACCAATTCACTTCTATCTTCTGCCTGATGGTCATGAGCATCGACCGCTATCTGGCTGTGGTGCATCCAATTAAGTCCACAAAGTGGCGCAAGCCTCGTATGGCCAAGACTATTAATTTAGCAGTGTGGGGGGTGTCACTGATGGTTAACCTGCCCATTGTTATCTACAGCGGCATCATCACAAAGAACGATGTCTGCTTCTGCACCATCGTGTGGCCTGAGCCTCAAGAGACCTACTACACAGTGTTTATGTTCTACACCTTCATCCTGGGCTTCTTCCTGCCCCTCATGGTCATCTGTCTTTGCTACTTGTTCATCATCATCAAGGTGAAGTCCTCAGGCATCCGGGTGGGCTCTTCAAAGAGGAAGCGCTCAGAGAGGAAGGTGACTCGGATGGTGTCCATCGTAGTGGCAGTGTTTGTCTTCTGCTGGCTGCCTTTCTACGTCTTTAACGTCACCTCGGTGACAGGCACCATCAGCACCACTCCCATCCTGAGAAGCACTTTTGCTTTTGTGGTGGTGCTAGGATACGCCAACAGCTGTGCCAACCCCATCCTCTACGCCTTCTTGTCAGAGAACTTCAAAAAGAGTTTCCAGAATGTCCTTTGTCTTAAGAAGGTGGGAGGGCTGGATGAGGTTGAGCGCAGCGATAGTCGACAAGATAAATCCCGCATGATGAATGACCCTACGGAGACCCAAAGTACTCT
- the LOC113141224 gene encoding somatostatin receptor type 2-like isoform X2: protein MDKTTSFSLNYNSWTNLSEHLMYDSFMQGNESDLHGNYTDHSFTRTSTVVITCMYFLVCTVGLCGNTLVIYVILRYAKMKTVTNIYILNLAVADVLFMLGLPFIAIQLALVHWPFGPVLCRVVMTVDSLNQFTSIFCLMVMSIDRYLAVVHPIKSTKWRKPRMAKTINLAVWGVSLMVNLPIVIYSGIITKNDVCFCTIVWPEPQETYYTVFMFYTFILGFFLPLMVICLCYLFIIIKVKSSGIRVGSSKRKRSERKVTRMVSIVVAVFVFCWLPFYVFNVTSVTGTISTTPILRSTFAFVVVLGYANSCANPILYAFLSENFKKSFQNVLCLKKVGGLDEVERSDSRQDKSRMMNDPTETQSTLLNGDLQTSI from the coding sequence CAAACCTGTCGGAGCACCTCATGTATGACAGCTTCATGCAGGGCAATGAGTCTGACCTTCATGGGAACTACACAGACCACAGCTTCACTAGAACCAGTACAGTGGTCATCACCTGCATGTACTTTCTGGTTTGTACTGTGGGGCTCTGTGGAAACACCCTTGTCATCTACGTTATCCTGCGCTATGCTAAGATGAAGACAGTGACCAACATCTACATCCTCAACCTGGCGGTAGCTGACGTGCTCTTCATGCTGGGCTTGCCATTCATCGCCATCCAGTTGGCGTTGGTCCACTGGCCATTTGGTCCTGTGCTCTGCAGGGTAGTTATGACCGTCGACTCCCTGAACCAATTCACTTCTATCTTCTGCCTGATGGTCATGAGCATCGACCGCTATCTGGCTGTGGTGCATCCAATTAAGTCCACAAAGTGGCGCAAGCCTCGTATGGCCAAGACTATTAATTTAGCAGTGTGGGGGGTGTCACTGATGGTTAACCTGCCCATTGTTATCTACAGCGGCATCATCACAAAGAACGATGTCTGCTTCTGCACCATCGTGTGGCCTGAGCCTCAAGAGACCTACTACACAGTGTTTATGTTCTACACCTTCATCCTGGGCTTCTTCCTGCCCCTCATGGTCATCTGTCTTTGCTACTTGTTCATCATCATCAAGGTGAAGTCCTCAGGCATCCGGGTGGGCTCTTCAAAGAGGAAGCGCTCAGAGAGGAAGGTGACTCGGATGGTGTCCATCGTAGTGGCAGTGTTTGTCTTCTGCTGGCTGCCTTTCTACGTCTTTAACGTCACCTCGGTGACAGGCACCATCAGCACCACTCCCATCCTGAGAAGCACTTTTGCTTTTGTGGTGGTGCTAGGATACGCCAACAGCTGTGCCAACCCCATCCTCTACGCCTTCTTGTCAGAGAACTTCAAAAAGAGTTTCCAGAATGTCCTTTGTCTTAAGAAGGTGGGAGGGCTGGATGAGGTTGAGCGCAGCGATAGTCGACAAGATAAATCCCGCATGATGAATGACCCTACGGAGACCCAAAGTACTCT